The following proteins are encoded in a genomic region of Rhodoferax aquaticus:
- a CDS encoding response regulator transcription factor, whose product MKRNALIVDDQPDIRKLIFMTMECEDFDLHEADNGEDAWSIAQKLRPAVVLLDVMMPGSMDGYQVCEKIKGDPILQKITKVILLTARGQRTDVERGQEVGCDAYLVKPFSPLELLDTVDRLVATS is encoded by the coding sequence ATGAAACGCAATGCATTGATCGTGGACGACCAGCCCGATATCCGCAAACTCATTTTTATGACCATGGAATGCGAGGACTTTGACTTGCACGAAGCAGACAACGGTGAAGACGCGTGGTCCATCGCCCAAAAGCTTCGCCCCGCTGTGGTGCTTCTGGATGTGATGATGCCGGGCAGCATGGATGGCTACCAAGTCTGCGAAAAGATCAAAGGCGACCCCATCTTGCAAAAGATCACCAAAGTGATCTTGCTGACCGCCAGAGGCCAAAGGACGGACGTAGAGCGCGGCCAAGAAGTCGGCTGCGATGCCTACTTGGTAAAACCATTCAGCCCCTTGGAATTGCTAGACACGGTAGACCGCTTGGTCGCGACATCATGA
- a CDS encoding sensor histidine kinase, with translation MTVNYHQPSVNALFDTMPSALLTFDVNGSVTFANRVAKLHPGKPAEVMAGKDVIKSLVKDITLKKVKLPYSANVELAGGLKVSGTFVPGPSGLDIAFLIKQDAAPQEESKRMELSDIIALLRDELSPPLKQLQSQLSNLPAGPETEQLEAAADALSQRMRRLADLIAVFGEDVLITTDRIDLSAEVQSVCSQLGPKALSKKVHFEVETPAQVLPPLYGNQTLVRRALFECIDNAVNNSRKEVNSQQDLVVNVSYRLTGEHVLIAVRNLGAMPEELKGVETRELFEKAPANAEADNKGRLGLPLVQRIIGLHGGNMRMTAVGDDEVKVLLEFPTGAPQRGKGQLDIAQAQRYAADLAQLMSRRKKETT, from the coding sequence ATGACCGTCAACTACCATCAACCGTCCGTCAACGCGCTGTTTGACACCATGCCGTCGGCCTTGCTGACATTCGACGTGAATGGGTCGGTCACTTTTGCCAACCGAGTAGCAAAACTTCACCCGGGCAAGCCTGCGGAGGTCATGGCGGGTAAAGATGTCATCAAGTCGCTGGTCAAAGACATCACCTTGAAGAAGGTAAAGCTTCCTTACTCGGCCAATGTAGAGCTTGCTGGCGGCCTGAAAGTAAGTGGCACCTTTGTGCCTGGCCCGTCTGGCCTAGACATCGCCTTCTTGATTAAACAAGATGCCGCGCCACAAGAAGAATCCAAGCGCATGGAGCTTTCCGACATCATTGCCCTGTTGCGCGATGAGCTCAGCCCGCCCTTGAAACAGTTGCAAAGTCAACTTAGCAACCTGCCGGCCGGGCCTGAAACTGAACAGCTTGAAGCTGCTGCTGATGCGTTAAGCCAACGCATGCGCAGGCTTGCAGACTTGATTGCCGTGTTTGGCGAAGACGTGCTCATCACCACAGACCGCATTGACCTGTCTGCAGAAGTGCAGTCTGTGTGCAGCCAACTCGGACCCAAAGCCTTGTCCAAGAAAGTGCACTTTGAGGTGGAGACACCTGCCCAGGTGCTGCCCCCCCTGTATGGCAACCAAACGCTGGTACGGCGCGCGCTGTTTGAATGCATAGACAACGCCGTCAACAATTCACGTAAAGAAGTGAACAGCCAGCAAGACTTAGTCGTCAACGTCAGCTACCGACTGACGGGGGAGCATGTGTTGATTGCAGTGCGCAATCTGGGCGCTATGCCAGAAGAACTCAAAGGAGTGGAAACCCGAGAACTCTTTGAGAAAGCGCCCGCAAACGCTGAAGCCGACAACAAAGGGCGTCTAGGCCTTCCACTCGTGCAACGCATCATTGGGCTGCATGGCGGAAATATGCGTATGACCGCCGTCGGTGACGACGAAGTCAAAGTGCTCCTCGAATTCCCCACTGGCGCGCCACAGCGCGGCAAAGGCCAGCTCGATATTGCCCAAGCCCAGCGATATGCGGCGGATTTGGCTCAGCTTATGTCACGGCGCAAGAAGGAGACAACATGA
- a CDS encoding ATP-binding protein, whose product MNNAILQSQAIPNQEVFARAFPFFLQVDPLLQVLACGPSLRKVYPQVLPGVALNALFTVKRPKGVLTFEQWQGHLTELCTLQSLGSKALTLRGSAELNTDGTLLFLATPVVTSMEDQARLGLTFNDFAKHDSLGDSLVLAQTTHLSRLDAERLSNRLRARTAEMTSMLELSKNGMVYFDAGKALLHLNTAFLDMLGLEHATALDMDLLALDQWLNQLMGPGQMANALQWLMGPDNAASAGITVRLERPKAAMVFIDYASNAEGGTVFYLRDVTRETEVDRMKSEFLAAAAHELRTPMVSIFGFTELLLKRKFSEERQADMLQTIHRQSGLLVKMINELLDLARIEARGVSDLQLQAYSLEELVHNSVKGLMRLDTDRQVNLGALLAVDVWIDPEKMQLAMNNLLSNAFKYSPQGGEVRLSTRLSRVEGKRFAVIDIQDHGIGLSPAQLERVFERFYRADTSGNIPGTGLGLSLVKQVAEMHQGRIQLSSKLGLGTTASLWIPIAPKAQTPKTTNSPEP is encoded by the coding sequence TTGAACAACGCCATCCTCCAGTCGCAAGCCATCCCAAACCAGGAGGTGTTCGCCCGCGCGTTCCCGTTTTTCTTGCAAGTAGACCCTTTGTTGCAAGTGCTGGCCTGCGGCCCGTCCTTACGCAAGGTTTATCCCCAAGTGTTGCCTGGCGTCGCCCTCAATGCCTTGTTCACAGTGAAACGGCCTAAAGGCGTGTTGACGTTTGAACAATGGCAGGGCCACCTCACCGAGCTGTGCACACTGCAGAGCCTAGGCAGCAAAGCGCTTACGCTGCGGGGCAGCGCTGAGCTCAACACTGACGGCACCTTGTTGTTTCTAGCGACACCAGTTGTCACCTCGATGGAAGACCAAGCGCGTCTAGGCCTTACGTTTAACGACTTTGCCAAGCACGACTCGCTGGGTGACTCTTTGGTACTTGCGCAAACCACACACTTATCACGCTTGGACGCCGAGCGGCTTTCGAACCGCCTGCGCGCTCGCACTGCAGAAATGACGTCGATGTTGGAGCTCAGCAAAAACGGCATGGTGTACTTCGACGCAGGCAAAGCGCTATTGCATTTGAACACCGCTTTTCTGGACATGCTGGGCCTAGAGCATGCAACGGCCTTAGACATGGATCTACTTGCCCTAGACCAATGGCTCAACCAGCTCATGGGGCCCGGCCAAATGGCCAATGCCCTGCAGTGGCTCATGGGCCCCGACAACGCAGCAAGCGCAGGCATCACAGTCCGCCTTGAGCGGCCCAAAGCGGCCATGGTCTTCATTGACTATGCCAGCAATGCCGAGGGAGGCACGGTGTTCTACCTGCGTGATGTCACCCGTGAAACCGAGGTGGACCGCATGAAGAGTGAGTTCTTGGCAGCCGCCGCACATGAGCTGCGGACTCCGATGGTCAGCATATTCGGGTTTACCGAACTTCTGCTCAAGCGCAAGTTCAGCGAAGAGCGCCAGGCCGACATGCTGCAGACCATTCACCGGCAATCCGGCTTGCTGGTCAAAATGATCAACGAGTTGCTAGACCTTGCACGCATTGAAGCCCGGGGTGTCAGCGACTTGCAGCTACAAGCCTACAGCCTAGAAGAGTTGGTACACAACAGCGTGAAGGGCCTGATGCGCTTAGACACTGACCGGCAAGTGAACTTGGGCGCTTTGCTGGCCGTAGATGTCTGGATCGATCCGGAAAAAATGCAACTGGCCATGAATAACTTGCTGAGTAATGCATTCAAGTACTCGCCCCAAGGCGGCGAAGTGCGTTTGAGCACCCGGCTCAGTCGCGTAGAAGGCAAGCGATTTGCGGTGATCGACATCCAAGACCACGGCATTGGCCTGTCACCGGCCCAATTGGAGCGCGTGTTTGAACGCTTCTACCGGGCCGATACCTCAGGCAACATCCCGGGCACGGGCTTGGGCTTGAGCTTGGTAAAACAAGTGGCAGAGATGCACCAAGGGCGCATTCAGCTCAGCAGCAAGCTGGGCCTTGGCACCACGGCCAGCCTGTGGATTCCCATAGCCCCTAAAGCCCAGACGCCCAAAACAACTAACTCTCCAGAGCCTTAA
- a CDS encoding PAS domain S-box protein: MNPLHHVRRLVTPPYSLNRTILFAASAVVVVLFAIYSAVAYQRMARDTVKSAQKWSDSVALLASTANTSAFILNDIAAIESNLQQLAVLPGIESIAIFRPDGRVLTEAHATPHGVASSVGGIERITVPAPSANAMPSQIQGQVYESWAAMDTGAGSPSAWIRVHYSLKQRAEELTSLWHQALWAVAAMVGLLLLGLQFVVGWAVKPVRNLSDFAKTMPTALGQEFDLRKGCIEVNQLGEALNSASRGIAEQLGRIQAIVNTATEAIIGLDAQGNISTLNPAASSFFGRPEDVLLAHPISQCVPGLTEQELFEMFENQSSYFSGMSRILRKDFFGTRADGTLFPVEISLGQVQNNKELRYVCIVRDVTDERAALEFTELYERALACSHNAVFITKAQLANHPIVYVNDAFQKITGLRLHEILGGSMDTLLGLSPIDPAYHELNRAVNEQRNTNVSISTMMPDGTQRIVELSLSPVRSDEGLLTHFVGIVSDVSARVRAEEAMAERRAQLDAIFSLSPDGFVLFDRNDHLVFANPAFERMTGLGLSDRAQAITLDSFESIMTEVCDASHPFPSLRDQTQTEEPWHARLQFARPQVRVVQAQSRRNIAGRSETILYFRDVTHEDAVDRMKSEFLAAAAHELRTPMVSIFGFTELLLKRKFTEERKTDMLETIHRQSGLLVKMINELLDLARIESRGGLDLKIDAYALTELVQTSIKGLMRADTDRQVDVAAVPDVQVLIDPEKMQLAMNNLLSNAFKYSPQGGSVTLQARIEKKGAEPYAVIEIRDQGIGMTPEQLGRAFERFYRADASGNIPGTGLGLSLVKEVAELHKGRIELRSEHGQGTTACLWIPVAKPNASRPAQKAQVADSVSAS, encoded by the coding sequence ATGAACCCCCTACACCATGTGCGCCGTCTTGTGACGCCGCCCTACAGCCTCAACCGCACCATCCTGTTTGCGGCCAGCGCCGTGGTGGTTGTGCTCTTTGCGATTTACAGTGCGGTGGCCTATCAGCGCATGGCACGCGACACAGTGAAGTCCGCCCAAAAATGGTCAGACTCAGTGGCGCTTTTAGCGTCCACCGCAAACACCAGTGCTTTCATCCTGAACGACATCGCAGCCATTGAATCCAATTTACAGCAGCTAGCCGTACTGCCTGGCATTGAAAGCATCGCCATATTCAGACCTGACGGTAGGGTACTCACAGAGGCCCATGCCACCCCCCATGGCGTCGCCTCCAGCGTGGGTGGCATCGAGCGCATTACGGTGCCAGCGCCGAGTGCCAATGCCATGCCCTCGCAAATTCAAGGCCAAGTCTACGAGTCCTGGGCTGCCATGGACACCGGCGCCGGGTCGCCAAGCGCGTGGATCCGTGTCCATTACAGTTTGAAGCAACGCGCTGAAGAACTCACCAGTTTGTGGCACCAAGCCCTGTGGGCAGTTGCAGCCATGGTGGGCCTGTTGTTGCTAGGGCTTCAGTTTGTGGTGGGCTGGGCGGTCAAGCCCGTGCGCAACTTATCTGACTTTGCGAAAACCATGCCCACAGCACTGGGCCAAGAATTCGACCTGAGGAAAGGCTGCATTGAGGTCAATCAACTGGGAGAAGCGCTCAACAGTGCCAGCCGCGGGATCGCGGAGCAGCTAGGGCGCATTCAAGCCATCGTGAATACCGCGACCGAAGCCATTATTGGTTTGGACGCCCAAGGCAATATCAGCACCCTGAACCCGGCCGCCAGCAGCTTTTTTGGCCGCCCTGAAGACGTGCTTCTGGCGCACCCCATTTCCCAATGCGTACCGGGCCTCACAGAGCAAGAGCTCTTTGAAATGTTCGAAAACCAAAGTAGCTACTTCTCTGGCATGAGCCGCATTCTGCGCAAAGACTTTTTTGGCACCCGCGCGGATGGAACTTTGTTTCCAGTCGAGATTTCTTTGGGTCAGGTACAAAACAACAAAGAACTGCGCTATGTGTGCATCGTGCGTGACGTCACGGACGAACGCGCGGCACTGGAATTCACTGAGCTGTATGAACGCGCGCTAGCCTGCAGCCACAACGCTGTCTTCATTACCAAGGCGCAGCTGGCCAACCACCCGATTGTGTATGTCAACGATGCCTTCCAAAAGATCACTGGATTGCGTTTGCATGAAATACTGGGCGGCAGCATGGACACCTTGCTGGGCTTGTCTCCCATCGACCCGGCTTATCACGAACTCAACCGTGCGGTTAACGAGCAGCGCAACACCAATGTCTCTATCAGCACAATGATGCCCGATGGTACGCAGCGCATTGTGGAACTGTCCCTCTCCCCAGTGCGCTCAGACGAAGGTTTGCTCACGCACTTTGTGGGCATCGTGTCGGATGTAAGTGCTCGGGTGCGCGCAGAAGAAGCCATGGCCGAACGGCGGGCTCAGTTGGATGCCATCTTCAGCCTCAGTCCTGACGGCTTTGTATTGTTTGACCGCAATGACCACCTGGTGTTTGCCAACCCCGCGTTTGAGCGCATGACTGGACTTGGCCTGTCTGACCGCGCACAGGCAATCACCTTGGATTCGTTTGAGTCCATCATGACGGAGGTGTGCGACGCCAGCCACCCCTTCCCCAGCTTGCGCGACCAAACCCAAACCGAAGAGCCGTGGCATGCCCGTTTGCAGTTCGCGCGGCCTCAAGTGCGCGTGGTGCAAGCGCAGTCTAGGCGCAACATCGCCGGGCGTAGCGAAACCATTTTGTATTTCCGCGACGTCACCCACGAAGATGCGGTAGACCGCATGAAAAGCGAGTTTTTGGCCGCCGCAGCGCACGAGTTGCGCACTCCCATGGTCAGCATCTTTGGCTTTACAGAACTGCTACTCAAACGCAAGTTCACCGAGGAACGCAAAACCGACATGCTGGAAACCATCCACCGCCAATCGGGCCTTCTGGTCAAGATGATCAATGAACTGCTGGACCTGGCGCGCATTGAGTCTCGCGGCGGACTGGACCTCAAGATTGACGCCTACGCACTGACAGAGCTCGTGCAAACCAGCATCAAAGGGCTGATGCGCGCCGACACTGACCGCCAAGTGGATGTAGCCGCCGTGCCTGATGTGCAGGTGCTTATTGACCCCGAAAAGATGCAACTGGCCATGAACAACTTGCTCAGCAACGCATTCAAGTACTCGCCGCAAGGTGGCTCTGTCACGCTGCAAGCCCGCATTGAAAAGAAAGGGGCTGAACCCTATGCAGTCATTGAAATCCGAGACCAAGGCATTGGCATGACCCCTGAGCAGCTGGGCCGCGCATTCGAGCGCTTCTATCGGGCAGACGCCTCAGGCAATATTCCTGGCACAGGCTTAGGCCTGAGTTTGGTGAAAGAGGTAGCGGAACTGCACAAAGGCCGCATTGAACTGCGCAGCGAACACGGCCAAGGCACGACTGCCTGCTTGTGGATACCGGTTGCCAAGCCAAACGCCAGTAGGCCCGCTCAAAAAGCGCAAGTTGCAGACTCAGTTTCAGCAAGTTAA
- a CDS encoding response regulator, which produces MRKIASNDELMTTREVGEALGVAVRTVQLWVESGVLPAWRTAGGHRRIARAAVDKLMSERAMTTDQVAAGLAPSAATVPSTQPFKLLVVEDDPDLRQLFGLMVEGWSVPVALSTASNGFEGLLRIGELKPDMVVTDLNMPGMDGFEMLRALCKPDSGFGALHIIVVSVLSVEEINDRGGLPPGVTFFQKPIPYDTLENMVKNLQTSKASD; this is translated from the coding sequence ATGCGGAAAATTGCGAGCAATGATGAGCTGATGACCACGCGCGAAGTCGGCGAGGCCTTAGGTGTGGCCGTGCGCACGGTACAACTATGGGTGGAGTCAGGCGTGCTGCCAGCGTGGCGCACGGCGGGTGGCCACAGGCGCATTGCCCGCGCTGCGGTGGATAAGCTCATGAGTGAGCGCGCCATGACTACGGATCAAGTGGCGGCGGGGTTGGCCCCATCCGCGGCGACGGTGCCTAGCACCCAGCCTTTCAAACTCCTGGTGGTGGAAGATGACCCGGACCTGCGCCAACTCTTTGGCCTGATGGTGGAGGGGTGGAGCGTACCCGTGGCCTTGAGCACGGCGAGCAATGGCTTTGAGGGCTTGCTGCGCATTGGGGAGCTTAAGCCCGATATGGTGGTGACCGATTTGAACATGCCGGGAATGGATGGTTTTGAGATGTTGCGCGCACTGTGCAAGCCCGACTCTGGGTTTGGTGCCCTGCACATCATTGTGGTGTCTGTGCTCAGTGTGGAAGAGATCAATGACCGTGGCGGACTGCCCCCCGGCGTGACCTTTTTTCAAAAGCCGATTCCGTACGACACCTTGGAAAACATGGTGAAGAACCTGCAGACCTCTAAAGCATCGGATTAA
- a CDS encoding VOC family protein yields MKTHIDHLVVVAANLEQGIQWCEDTLGITPGPGGEHAQFGTHNCLFKIATPANPMAYFEIIALNPGAKGPANPNAKRWFDMDDLQVRAAVGMTPRLLHFVANTDNMQAARIALKGLDIDRGPAMPASRHSRKGVLHWQITVREDGQRLFDGTLPTLIQWGKPDDADPMRLHPRNSLPRSGVTLQSVAVTHPTAPKLQAAYDAIGLGGIDIQTGPANLIATLKTPKGIVQLQSLGL; encoded by the coding sequence ATGAAAACACATATAGACCATCTCGTCGTCGTCGCAGCCAATCTAGAGCAAGGCATACAGTGGTGCGAAGACACCCTGGGCATTACCCCCGGCCCCGGTGGAGAGCATGCCCAGTTTGGCACCCACAACTGCCTTTTCAAAATTGCCACACCGGCCAACCCTATGGCCTACTTTGAGATCATCGCGCTGAACCCGGGTGCCAAAGGCCCCGCCAACCCCAACGCCAAGCGCTGGTTTGACATGGACGACCTGCAAGTGCGTGCCGCTGTGGGCATGACGCCCCGCCTGCTGCATTTCGTGGCCAATACCGACAACATGCAAGCGGCCCGCATTGCGCTCAAAGGGCTGGACATTGACCGCGGCCCCGCCATGCCCGCCAGCCGCCATTCACGCAAAGGCGTGCTGCACTGGCAAATTACCGTGCGCGAAGATGGCCAACGCCTGTTCGACGGAACCTTGCCTACGCTGATTCAGTGGGGCAAGCCTGACGACGCCGACCCCATGCGCCTGCACCCCCGCAACAGCCTGCCGCGCTCTGGAGTCACATTGCAAAGCGTTGCCGTGACGCACCCCACTGCGCCAAAACTGCAAGCCGCGTATGACGCCATTGGCCTGGGCGGCATTGACATCCAGACTGGGCCAGCCAACCTGATTGCCACCCTGAAAACGCCCAAAGGCATAGTGCAGCTGCAGAGTTTGGGGCTCTAA
- a CDS encoding DUF4870 domain-containing protein, whose translation MDLELNSTVSQDSKNLAVLVWVGSIFFPLLSGLLFYLLKSDDAFVAAHAKEALNWGITTVILGFVCLVLVIILIGLLGFWLLGLCSFVFCVLGALSAAKGKSFRTPFGIRLLK comes from the coding sequence ATGGATTTGGAACTCAACAGCACGGTCTCGCAAGACTCAAAAAACTTGGCAGTTCTGGTGTGGGTGGGCTCTATCTTTTTCCCTTTGCTGTCAGGCCTTTTGTTTTACTTATTGAAGTCTGACGACGCATTTGTAGCGGCGCATGCGAAAGAAGCCTTGAACTGGGGCATCACCACGGTGATATTGGGTTTTGTCTGCCTCGTACTAGTCATCATCTTGATTGGCTTGCTGGGTTTTTGGCTCCTGGGGCTGTGCAGTTTTGTGTTTTGCGTGTTGGGGGCTTTGTCCGCCGCAAAGGGCAAGAGCTTTCGCACCCCATTTGGAATACGTTTGTTGAAGTAA
- a CDS encoding phosphate/phosphite/phosphonate ABC transporter substrate-binding protein yields MSQDSNNLNAQRRQWLASALVGAGQLIYSANALAATQTNATSQTASKTWRLAVVPQLTAVEMTRNWTPIVSALAQAGLNMELVIYPSISKFEPEFLKGHADFVFLNPYHMVMAKRTQRYEPLLRDARPLEGLLVVKADGPVQAIEQLKDHRLSFPAPNAFAASLYIRSMLERKHHLAFDAHYAGTHRNAIRQVLAGDSAAAGVVRTTLEQEPPEVRQAVRVIYTTPPLSPHPLAAHPRVPASVRQQVSQVLLALADKPETTALMGAIQMPSPQAAIYAKDYAPLEQLKIEKFVVVE; encoded by the coding sequence ATGAGCCAAGACTCAAACAATCTCAATGCGCAGCGCAGGCAATGGCTCGCTAGCGCCTTGGTAGGCGCCGGTCAGCTGATCTACAGCGCGAACGCCTTGGCGGCAACGCAAACCAACGCGACCAGCCAAACTGCCAGCAAAACATGGCGGCTGGCCGTGGTTCCCCAACTCACTGCCGTGGAGATGACACGCAACTGGACGCCAATCGTCTCGGCATTGGCCCAAGCCGGACTCAACATGGAACTGGTCATATACCCCAGCATTTCCAAGTTTGAGCCTGAATTCCTAAAAGGTCACGCTGACTTTGTGTTCCTCAACCCTTACCACATGGTGATGGCAAAACGCACGCAACGCTACGAGCCGTTGTTGCGCGACGCGCGGCCACTAGAAGGGTTGTTGGTGGTCAAGGCCGATGGGCCCGTTCAGGCTATAGAGCAGCTCAAAGACCATCGCCTATCGTTTCCCGCGCCCAATGCATTTGCGGCCAGCCTCTACATTCGCTCAATGCTAGAGCGGAAACACCATTTAGCATTCGACGCGCACTACGCAGGCACCCATCGCAATGCCATCCGCCAGGTGCTGGCAGGCGACTCGGCCGCCGCTGGAGTGGTGCGCACGACCCTGGAACAAGAACCACCTGAAGTGCGCCAAGCGGTGCGGGTGATTTACACCACCCCTCCCTTGTCGCCCCACCCACTGGCTGCTCACCCGCGCGTACCGGCCTCAGTGCGCCAACAGGTATCTCAAGTGCTGCTGGCGCTAGCAGACAAGCCAGAGACCACAGCACTCATGGGAGCCATCCAAATGCCAAGCCCCCAAGCAGCCATTTACGCCAAGGACTATGCCCCCTTGGAGCAACTCAAGATTGAGAAATTCGTCGTCGTGGAGTAA
- a CDS encoding ShlB/FhaC/HecB family hemolysin secretion/activation protein, whose amino-acid sequence MLSNAAMAAGPLSVPDGPTSQGPDVARQKFLEELKEKEKETGRYDLNSDAGAPKAVAKPAATFELKEVRFGVSAQLSAAELQAVVAPYIGTQVGYADLLKIRNEVNALYQKKQILSSRADVRPQKIVAGVVFVDIVEGRLSKVKVTGNTYTREQYVADVVPFATNDLINSGVLKDRANNFRISGVASVEANLVPGANVGETDIVLAVQESKRFQATVFVNNEASDSVGQNQGGVSLVYNAPLGINDKLSAYASGSQGSFYNSVGYAIPLGMRGTLLRTSFSSSSSSVVAGPYRYFDVKGNSSTNQLGLTQLLVTAEDWDLSGNADWSQIKSQNTVSGFGLSDTLTDLQAIGLNGTLRYTNRVLNASVTHNSGTVTGKPLPASSASSSQVSGGWLESFSPGHYVYFKAFVQQASQAVMPSAMGMSLGGAGTVRGYALGAVTGDEGHYANVEWHYPVMKGLNAFLLYDTGSTGTKGLAKTELSSVGAGVDWSWNNKAQVNLTYATPQKVVTTNQEPYRLTARLNWSF is encoded by the coding sequence TTGTTGTCTAACGCTGCCATGGCGGCAGGGCCTTTGAGCGTGCCCGATGGGCCTACCAGCCAAGGGCCAGATGTGGCGCGCCAGAAGTTCTTGGAGGAACTCAAGGAGAAAGAGAAGGAAACCGGTAGATATGACCTGAACAGCGATGCAGGCGCACCCAAAGCCGTGGCCAAGCCAGCGGCCACCTTTGAACTGAAAGAGGTGCGGTTTGGCGTTTCCGCACAGTTGAGTGCGGCAGAGTTGCAAGCTGTGGTTGCGCCGTACATTGGAACGCAGGTGGGGTACGCCGATTTGCTGAAGATTCGCAATGAGGTCAATGCCCTGTACCAAAAGAAGCAGATACTGTCTTCCCGCGCGGATGTTCGCCCTCAGAAGATCGTTGCCGGTGTTGTGTTCGTTGATATTGTCGAGGGCCGTTTAAGCAAGGTCAAAGTCACTGGCAATACCTATACCCGCGAACAATACGTCGCTGACGTGGTGCCATTTGCCACCAATGACCTCATCAATTCAGGCGTACTGAAAGACCGTGCCAATAACTTCCGTATCTCGGGTGTCGCATCGGTAGAGGCTAACTTGGTACCTGGCGCCAATGTGGGGGAGACGGACATAGTGTTGGCGGTGCAGGAATCCAAGCGCTTTCAGGCCACCGTGTTTGTAAACAATGAGGCTAGCGATTCTGTGGGGCAAAACCAAGGGGGAGTGAGCTTGGTGTACAACGCACCGCTAGGGATTAACGATAAATTGAGTGCCTATGCCTCGGGCTCTCAGGGGTCCTTTTACAACAGCGTGGGCTACGCCATTCCACTGGGAATGCGTGGCACCTTATTGCGGACTTCGTTTAGTTCTAGTTCGTCTAGTGTGGTGGCCGGGCCATACAGATATTTTGATGTCAAAGGTAATTCGTCCACAAATCAATTGGGCCTAACCCAGCTGCTGGTGACTGCCGAAGACTGGGACTTGTCTGGTAATGCGGATTGGAGCCAAATCAAGAGCCAGAACACGGTGTCTGGATTCGGTTTGAGTGACACCCTGACGGACTTGCAGGCTATTGGTTTGAATGGCACCTTGCGCTACACCAACCGCGTGCTCAATGCTAGCGTGACCCATAACTCAGGCACAGTGACAGGAAAACCGCTTCCCGCGAGTTCGGCATCTTCCTCGCAGGTGTCTGGTGGGTGGCTCGAAAGCTTTAGCCCGGGGCACTATGTCTACTTCAAGGCCTTTGTGCAGCAGGCTTCGCAGGCAGTGATGCCTTCGGCAATGGGCATGTCCTTAGGGGGTGCTGGCACGGTGCGTGGATACGCTTTGGGTGCAGTGACGGGTGACGAAGGGCATTACGCCAATGTGGAGTGGCATTACCCAGTGATGAAGGGACTCAATGCTTTCTTGCTGTACGACACGGGTAGCACAGGTACCAAGGGCTTGGCCAAGACGGAGTTGAGTTCGGTGGGTGCAGGTGTGGACTGGTCGTGGAACAACAAGGCCCAGGTCAACCTGACCTATGCGACGCCCCAAAAAGTGGTGACCACCAACCAAGAGCCGTACCGTTTGACCGCGCGCCTCAATTGGTCTTTTTAA
- a CDS encoding heme NO-binding domain-containing protein — protein MYGLVNRAIEQLVVSLKGENGWRGVCAHANIPSDGFVSMQAYDDDITYRLVGAVSARLGLAPEMVLEAFGEYWITYTAAEGYGSLMDAGGKHLREFLDNLNDMHGRVETVFPQLRMPQFRVQELSASEFHLHYTSTREGLAPMVLGLVKGLAKRFDQPIEITQTVFKAHVQDEDVFLVRLLDESKE, from the coding sequence ATGTACGGCCTTGTCAATCGCGCAATTGAACAGTTGGTGGTGTCCCTCAAGGGTGAAAACGGCTGGCGCGGCGTCTGCGCCCATGCCAATATCCCTTCAGACGGCTTTGTGTCTATGCAAGCCTATGACGACGACATTACGTACCGCTTGGTAGGCGCTGTCAGCGCACGCTTGGGGTTGGCTCCAGAAATGGTGCTGGAGGCCTTTGGCGAATACTGGATCACCTACACCGCCGCCGAGGGCTACGGCAGTCTCATGGACGCTGGTGGCAAGCACTTGCGTGAGTTTTTGGACAACCTCAATGACATGCACGGCCGCGTGGAAACAGTGTTCCCCCAGCTGCGCATGCCGCAATTTCGGGTGCAGGAACTCAGTGCCTCCGAATTCCATCTGCACTACACCTCCACCCGCGAAGGCTTGGCACCCATGGTCTTGGGCCTGGTCAAGGGCTTGGCCAAACGCTTTGACCAGCCGATAGAAATTACGCAAACCGTCTTCAAAGCCCATGTGCAGGACGAAGATGTGTTCCTGGTGCGACTACTGGATGAATCAAAGGAGTGA